In Dysidea avara chromosome 3, odDysAvar1.4, whole genome shotgun sequence, a single window of DNA contains:
- the LOC136248769 gene encoding uncharacterized protein, protein MARRTASASSYQQAVFTQEQLEKLYEDICKKLWPHKTLVSIVQNALMFRPSHMIYSFVLFTIVHVLFVWYARSGYGLIATAVNFLFLGGILYALWYASTYSERKHGNKYKQIGTKPPAHFASIERIICNLDQPREASVSFTYEEVCFLFAKRWNWFNILWLALIHWYNEDARIFCTLLTVVASGFISLVWYIPGLVLSYCAVMLLLLWPYIEYHQYHYRFCAYLAGIIPPLISRAVRWLTQMKEYAEDDKDINTMVASLDGRFENDLGARVSAAERRRQQMSEKMDSFFEGSPIYTADPMQSLLYDPSLSNVDLNMSLLPAANQANQPHQHGPAANNQDDDPTSNYGFYDSQLDDDPTDYGNYDSHDDDEPFPELDFSEQNSSQQIVSQPQPSNLTTAVAMSNNPVNSSTPIDRHVVPQEEYALPSYDEAMGTSLSTPPMSEDSQYPYNSKLTHRHKNST, encoded by the exons ATGGCTCGCCGAACAGCGTCGGCGTCCTCTTACCAGCAGGCGGTATTCACTCAGGAACAGTTGGAGAAACTCTACGAAGACATTTGTAAGAAGCTGTGGCCACACAAAACATTGGTGTCTATCGTGCAGAATGCGTTAATGTTCCGGCCTTCTCACATGATCTACTCGTTCGTACTATTCACAATCGTCCATGTATTGTTCGT GTGGTACGCGCGATCAGGGTACGGTCTGATTGCGACCGCTGTCAATTTCCTCTTTCTTGGGGGAATTTTATATGCACTGTGGTATGCGTCCACCTACTCTGAGAGAAAACACGGCAATAAATACAAACAGATTGGTACCAAGCCACCAGCCCATTTCGCATCAATTGAGAGAATTATCTGCAATCTGGACCAACCCAGAGAGGCCTCAGTTTCATtcacatatgaagaagtttgcttcTTGTTTGCAAAACGTTGGAATTGGTTCAACATATTATGGCTGGCTCTAATACACTGGTACAATGAGGACGCAAGGATATTCTGCACACTTTTAACCGTGGTAGCATCTGGCTTCATTTCACTGGTCTGGTATATCCCGGGTTTGGTGCTGTCTTACTGTGctgtaatgttgttgttattgtggcCATACATCGAGTACCATCAGTACCACTATCGATTCTGTGCCTACTTGGCTGGTATAATCCCTCCCTTGATAAGCAGAGCTGTCCGATGGTTGACACAGATGAAGGAATATGCTGAAGATGATAAGGATATTAATACAATGGTGGCCTCGCTTGATGGCAGGTTTGAAAATGATTTGGGAGCACGTGTGTCAGCTGCTGAAAGGCGGAGACAACAGATGTCTGAGAAAATGGATTCGTTTTTTGAGGGTTCACCAATTTACA CAGCAGACCCAATGCAGTCACTTCTTTATGATCCCTCCCTTAGTAACGTGGACCTCAACATGTCATTATTGCCTGCAGCAAATCAAGCAAATCAGCCGCATCAACAtggtccagctgcaaacaatcaagATGACGACCCAACATCCAACTATGGTTTCTATGATAGCCAACTTGATGATGACCCAACAGATTACGGGAACTATGACAGCCATGATGATGATGAACCATTCCCTGAACTAGACTTCTCTGAACAAAACTCGTCACAACAAATTGTCAGCCAGCCACAACCGTCCAACTTGACAACAGCTGTTGCTATGTCAAACAACCCAGTCAACTCCAGCACTCCAATAGACCGTCATGTTGTACCACAAGAAGAGTATGCCCTACCAAGCTATGATGAAGCCATGGGTACATCTTTATCAACACCACCCATGTCAGAAGATTCACAGTACCCATACAATAGTAAACTGACTCATAGACacaaaaacagtacataa